The following are encoded together in the Pseudoalteromonas shioyasakiensis genome:
- a CDS encoding TonB-dependent receptor plug domain-containing protein: protein MKKSILGLAVVSAIPMFSSMQVLAADDAAESIEKIQVTGSRIKRTDMETSSPVTLIGADDIKAMGASSIDGVLQKMTAASGAMTNPAVNNGSGGNARVDLRGLGAQRTLVLVNGRRMINSGTGAASTVDLNTIPVSMIKQVEVLKDGASAVYGTDAVAGVVNIILKDDFEGLDMNLNGAITGEGDADETSFDITMGSSFDRGNVVIGLQYTDRGDASQADRDFSDCPIEEDYDNGSFYCGGSSYTPFGHVWAENADLQGQADGEWHDFTSAGDAYNYSATSYLYTPMRRLNLTGIGHFDVTDETRLVSEFTYSKRWSTQQMAPQPVWFDFTYDADAMGDSLLSHGVADGEDISYGRRMTDVGPRGYEQVVDTVRAVIGLDGGFDNGWGWDTSVVFGRNDSVDRATNLLNMGSIQDAIEEGDFNPLNQADWSGSNLAQYNYTENNSGGSQLLVLSAGLNGEVMELPAGYVGFAAGIERREEKAWYVPDSLTSQGLANDPRVEPTGGRFDVNEAYVEFAVPLLADAPFAQMVDLSAAVRAFDYSTFGSDETWKLGLTWRVNDELMLRAVRSTAFRAPTVSELYQGKSPSFEQVNFPGAQDQAEVTVGGNDQLTPELADTVTAGFVYAPEWLDGFSMTVDYYEIEIENSISSVNNQYIVENCLDASTGAYKNQDTALCQSSAINFNQSTGRISFNNQLQNIGNESTKGYDVNFKYAFEAAGINWRTGVDVTILDEYIVDSGTSTIDYTGLVTSGIGSYAKVKSNFTLNASGDNWDAQYQARMIDGLDSYACLADDSECLVPSVGTVVYHDISGSYILNDTVSFSAGVNNLFDKQAPYYSGNNDSNTDPYTYDVLGRRFFAGMNVKF, encoded by the coding sequence ATGAAAAAATCAATTCTTGGTTTAGCTGTTGTTTCAGCAATCCCAATGTTCTCAAGCATGCAAGTTTTAGCTGCTGATGATGCAGCAGAGTCTATTGAAAAAATTCAAGTTACAGGTTCTCGCATTAAGCGTACCGATATGGAGACGTCTAGTCCTGTAACTTTAATCGGCGCAGATGACATTAAAGCAATGGGTGCATCAAGCATCGATGGCGTTCTACAAAAAATGACTGCAGCAAGCGGTGCGATGACTAACCCTGCTGTTAACAACGGTTCAGGCGGTAACGCTCGTGTTGACCTACGTGGTTTAGGCGCACAACGTACTCTAGTACTAGTAAATGGTCGTCGTATGATCAACTCTGGTACTGGCGCAGCATCTACTGTTGACTTAAACACAATCCCAGTATCAATGATCAAGCAAGTTGAAGTACTAAAAGACGGCGCATCTGCTGTATACGGTACTGACGCGGTAGCTGGTGTTGTTAACATCATCTTAAAAGACGACTTCGAAGGTCTAGACATGAACCTTAACGGTGCTATCACTGGTGAAGGCGATGCAGACGAAACGTCTTTTGATATCACAATGGGTTCAAGCTTTGACCGTGGTAACGTTGTAATTGGTTTACAATACACTGACCGTGGTGATGCTTCTCAAGCTGACCGTGATTTCTCTGATTGTCCAATCGAAGAAGATTACGATAACGGTAGCTTCTACTGTGGTGGTTCTTCTTACACGCCTTTCGGTCACGTTTGGGCTGAAAATGCAGATCTTCAAGGTCAAGCAGATGGCGAATGGCATGACTTCACTTCAGCAGGTGATGCTTACAACTACTCAGCAACAAGCTACCTTTACACGCCAATGCGTCGTTTAAACCTTACAGGTATCGGCCACTTTGACGTAACTGATGAAACGCGTTTAGTTTCTGAGTTCACTTACTCTAAGCGTTGGTCAACTCAACAAATGGCTCCACAGCCAGTATGGTTTGACTTCACTTACGATGCAGACGCAATGGGTGACTCACTTCTTTCTCACGGCGTAGCTGACGGTGAAGACATCTCTTACGGTCGTCGTATGACTGACGTAGGTCCTCGTGGTTATGAGCAAGTAGTTGACACTGTACGTGCAGTAATCGGTCTTGACGGTGGATTCGACAACGGTTGGGGCTGGGATACTTCAGTAGTATTCGGTCGTAATGACTCAGTTGACCGCGCAACTAACCTACTTAACATGGGTTCAATCCAAGACGCAATCGAAGAGGGTGACTTCAACCCACTTAACCAAGCTGATTGGTCAGGTAGCAACCTTGCACAGTACAACTACACTGAAAACAACTCAGGTGGTAGTCAATTATTAGTTCTTTCTGCTGGCCTTAACGGTGAAGTAATGGAACTTCCTGCAGGTTACGTTGGTTTCGCTGCTGGTATCGAGCGTCGTGAAGAAAAAGCATGGTACGTTCCAGATTCACTAACTTCACAAGGTCTTGCAAATGACCCACGTGTTGAGCCAACTGGTGGTCGTTTTGACGTAAACGAAGCTTACGTAGAATTCGCTGTTCCACTTCTAGCTGATGCACCATTTGCACAAATGGTTGACTTAAGCGCTGCTGTTCGTGCATTCGATTACAGCACATTTGGTTCAGATGAGACTTGGAAACTAGGTCTAACTTGGCGTGTAAACGACGAACTAATGCTACGTGCTGTTCGTTCAACTGCATTCCGTGCTCCTACAGTATCTGAGCTTTACCAAGGTAAATCACCTTCATTCGAACAAGTTAACTTCCCTGGTGCACAAGACCAAGCTGAAGTAACTGTTGGTGGTAACGACCAATTAACGCCAGAGCTTGCTGATACAGTAACAGCTGGTTTCGTATACGCTCCAGAATGGTTAGACGGTTTCTCAATGACTGTTGACTACTACGAAATCGAAATTGAAAACTCAATTTCAAGCGTAAACAACCAGTACATCGTTGAAAACTGTCTTGATGCTTCTACTGGTGCATACAAGAACCAAGATACTGCACTATGTCAGTCTTCTGCAATCAACTTCAACCAAAGCACTGGTCGCATTAGCTTCAACAACCAATTACAAAACATTGGTAATGAATCTACTAAAGGTTACGACGTAAACTTCAAGTATGCATTTGAAGCTGCAGGTATTAACTGGCGCACAGGTGTTGATGTAACTATCCTTGATGAGTACATCGTTGATTCAGGCACAAGCACAATCGATTACACAGGTCTTGTAACTTCAGGTATCGGTAGCTACGCGAAAGTTAAGTCTAACTTCACTCTTAACGCGTCTGGCGACAACTGGGATGCACAATACCAAGCACGTATGATCGACGGCTTAGACAGCTACGCATGTCTTGCTGACGACAGCGAGTGTCTAGTACCAAGCGTTGGTACTGTTGTATACCATGACATCAGCGGTTCATACATCCTGAACGACACAGTGTCATTCTCTGCAGGTGTTAACAACTTATTCGATAAGCAAGCACCTTATTACTCAGGTAACAATGACTCAAACACTGACCCGTACACATACGATGTACTAGGTCGTCGTTTCTTCGCTGGTATGAACGTTAAGTTCTAA